GCGCAGCTGAGAACTTCCGGGCAAACGTCGATGGTTTCGGCGCTTACGGTATCTTCTTCATGCTGTTGTCGATCCTGTCGTGGTACCTGTTCTACGTGTTGCATTAGCTCGTAGGTTGGGAGACTGACAGCCATCCTTTGGAAGTAGCGTAAGACGCTGCTTCGCTAGGGTTGGCTCTGCAGAGTCGTTCTGTGGATCGTAGTTCGGTATTGCCTAGGTGTTGCTAAGAAATCAGGAGAGAGCATCGTGTTCGTGCAGTTGAGGGAGAGTGAGGTTCGCAGATGGTGTCAGTGATCGCTGTTAGCATCCTCTCCCTTGCCTGTGTCGTGATCGGATTGGTGCGGGCTCGGCGCAATGGGGGGTTTCACGGGATCCAGGGTCGGCTGGCGCTTGCTGTCGTCGCACTCGGTGTCCTGATGGATCCTTTCGCAGTCGACTACGCGGCACGCTCTCTCTGGTTTCACTCGCTTTTACTGGTAGTAGTTTCACTGTGGTTGGCCTTGGTCGTGTTGTCGAAGGAGGTCATCCGTGGCATCGATCGTCTTCGTGACCGTGGTCGGTTCGCTGAGTTCGGACTGCGGTGGGTGTGGGGATTTGTCGTTGTCCAAGACGTCTTGCTTTGGGTCGGGTTCCAGGATGGTTTCGAGCATGTGGCGCTCCGTGACCCCATTGTTTTGGCGGTCTTGATCTATGTTGAGGTGGTGATCTCGGCTGCGGTGATCTTTCTCCTCTCGGGGGACGGGCGCCCGAACGTCACGCACGTACGTCAGGTGATCATTGCTTGGTCATCGGCGATGGTGGTGATGGCACTCGGTGTCTCGCTCGGGCTTTCTGGGCCGTGGTTCGGGTTCGTGTCGGCATCGGCGGCAGCTCTTCATCAGGAGACGGAGCAGCAGATTGCTGCGGTCATCTTCGTGATTCTCGGAGGTGCTCCGTGGTTCCTGATCGGGACACAGAAGATGCGACTATGGTTGGAGTCAGAAGAGCGTGAAGCTGTTGTCAGCTTTTCAGCCCCGATCCAGCGTTTTGGGCGTTCGGTGAAGGTTAGTCAGGTAAAGCGGGGGCGTGTTGAAGGGAGGTGAAGAGTGTTCGGAAGTGTGACAGGCTATACAGCGGGTGCTGATATGACTTTTGCCATCCCGATTGGTATTTTTGCGCTGGCGGTGGTTTATGGCTTCTTTGCAAGAAGGAAGCTGTCGAATCGCCGATAGGGTCAGACCCATCCAGTGTTGAGTAATAGGCGTGAGGGGTCCGGGAGAGCCGGGCTCCTCACGCTTTTTGTTGTCTGGGATGGGATTCGCTGGGCCAATCGAACAGACGATGCTCCGACAAGGGGTGGGATGCCCCGCGTGCTGGGCCGACGGGTCCCACCTTCTCGCGTTGTTCGATAGCTCGGTGATGCCGTGGCGATGTCGATCCTCCTGGATGCGGATTGGGTTGTTGACGGTCAGCGTCTTGCCTCGCCCTGATGTCGAGGTACGGTGCCGGGTCGATTGTGAGTCGGTCGTGATGGGGGGGATCTGTTGGCTGGTGCGAACTGAGGTTCGTCTGCTGCTAGGATCGTAGCGACCGTTAACTGAGTCCAGTGAGGCTCAGACGGAGGGAGTGAGATGGCGCGTAGTTCCGTAGTCTTCGATGATGGTGAGATCAATCGGGCGATCGCCCGCATGGCTCACGAGGTTGTCGAGCGGCTCCATGTTGATACAGGTGATGCGGCGACCGGACTGTCGGTCGTGGGTATTCGTTCTGGTGGTGTTTGGCTTGGCCAACGACTGTTGGAGCGCCTCGTAGAGTACACCGGTATCGAAATTCCGTTCTCAGAGATCAATATTGCATCATTTCGGGATGACCGACCGCGCACGGCGGTGGTGTATGCAGGTGGCGTTGGGCAGCGTGTTCCAGCCGAGGGTGGCGTGGTCATCCTGGTCGATGATGTCATCCAAAGTGGACGCACGGCCAGAGCGGCGCTTGAGGCGATACTCTCGACGTATCGCCCCCAGCGGATTCAGCTTGCGGTTCTTATCGATCGGGGGCATCGTGAGCTCCCGATCTGCCCGGATTATGTGGGCAAGAACCTTCCTTCGGCACTGTCGGAGTATGTCGCAGTCACCCCTCAGGGTGTGACGATCCATCGAGCCTAAGGAGTCTGGTTGCGTACTGTTCTGAGCCGCGGGGTGATCTTTACTGGAACGCGTTTGCTTCGGGGCGATCTCGTCGTTGAAGATGGCCACATCGTCGCGATCGGCGAGGATGTGGAGCAGTACCGTGGGGATCGAGTCATCGACTGTGAAGGCAAGGTCGTGGCACCCAGCTTCGTCGATCTACACACCCACCTTCGGTTTCCCGGTGTCGATGAGGCCGATGACCCCGAAAGCGTTGCTCGCGCGGGGCTCGCAGGGGGTTTTGGAGTCTTGGTTGCGATGGCCAATACCGTCCCTCCGATCGATCGGCTGAGCCGTTGGCACGAAGCCAATGATCGGTTCCGCGGTCTCGGTGTCGAGGTGATCCAGGCGACGAGTGTGACCATGGATCGTGAGGGCACACAGCTAGTCGATGTTGAGGCGTTGGCTGATGCCGGGGTCCTCATCATGAGCGATGATGGATCCGGGATACAGCGTAGTGATGTGATGCGCGACGCGCTGGTGGCGTCGGCAGAGTACGGAGTCGTGATCGCACAACACAGCGAGGATGCGCGCCTAGCTGCGGGTGGTGTCATCAATGACGGTGCCTTTGTCGAGGTCCTCGGAGTCGGTGGGATTCCCGAGGTGGCCGAGTCGGCGATGGTGGCACGTGATGTCGAGCTGCTCAAGGTCATTCCTGGGCAGTTGCATCTCCAACATGTGACGGCGCGCGAGTCATTGAACCTCTATCGTCAAGCCAAGCGGGAGGGGTTGCGGATCTCGGCAGAGGTGACGCCACACCACCTACTGCTACCCGAGGGACGTGTCACGACTGGGGATACGAGGTTTAAGGTCAACCCACCACTCCGATCTCCGGCCACCCAGATGGCCCTCGTCCAGGGTGTTGTTGATGGAACCTTCGATTGCATCGCCACTGACCATGCTCCACACCCAGATTCTCGCAAGGCTGGCTCCTATGTGGATGCAGCCTTTGGCATGCTTGGCCTCGCTGAGGCGTGGTCGGCGGCCTGGATGGCGGTGCGTCGCAGTCTGCCAGCTGATCAAGCGGCGCTCGAACCAGACCTTGGGTCCAGGACCTGGTTAGCGCTTGCGCGGGTTCTGGGTGCTTTAAGCGTTGGTCCGGCGGCGGTTCTTGGTCGCTCGGTTGGCTTGCGCGCTGGTGCGGTCGCCGATGTGGTGGTTCTCGATCCCGAACAACGACCGCGTGAGGTGCCGAGCCGCTGGTACCGCTCGAAGAACACCCCCTATCAGGGTGAAGAGCTCATCGGTCGGGTTGATGAGGTGTTTCTCCGGGGTAGTCAGCTGGTGGCTGATGGGGAGGTTCTTGATGTCTGAAGCCGGTTGTTTCGATCCATTTCCTTCCGTTACGACTAGGGCCGATGGATCATTTGCCAACGCCTATCTCCCGTATCTCGGGGTGGCTGCGCTCAAGATGCCATCGCGCGGGTCGTCGTTGCCTGATGCGTCGCGCCAGCCCCTACCGAGTGAGTCGACCTCTGACTTTCGGGTGGATGATATGGGCTCCTTTCTCCCGAGGGCGCCAATGACTCTATCGCCAATACTGGCAGCGGGTACTGGCGAGTCCGCCGCTTCGGGCCCTGGCGAGGTCGATGGCATCGGGGTTCGAAGCGACGCCGATGAGGTTGGTGGCCACCCATCCGAAGGACATCAGCGGTCCGGGTTGCCCGGTGGGGTCGCGTTCGGCGGTGACCGAGAGGACGTGAGGAGGTCGCCGGGTTGGCTGGTGTTGCGTGACGGCACCCGTTTTAGCGGTGAGTTTGTCCATACGCGAGGTGCACCTGCGCCTCAATCGGTGGTGGCTGAGGTAGTGTTCAACACCGCGATGAGCGGCTATCAGGAGGTGGTGAGTGACCCATCGTACTACGGGCAGATGGTGTGTTTCACCACCGCACAGCTCGGCAACTACGGTATCACCGATTCGGACTTTCAAAGCGCCAAGGTTTGGGTTTCAGCGGTGCTGGCACCACGCTATAGCGCCACCGTCTCGAATTTCGCTGCCCAGCGTTCACTCGTTAGGACCCTTGAGGATGCCCAAGTGCCGCTGTTTGTCAACTTTGATGCCCGGCGACTGGTGCGCCATCTGCGCGATGTCGGTGCGATCCCGGGGATGCTCACCATCCAGGACCCTGATGCCGCCTACGAACAGGTTCGCAATGCTCAAGGTACCGACGGCAAGAACCTGGTCGACGCGGTCTCGACCCCAACGAGTTACTCGCTGGCGCCGCTTGACGGGGACGCGGTGAACGCGATAACTCCTCGTTTGGTGGTGATCGACTATGGCGTCAAACGCGCGATGCTCGCCAGCCTTCGTGGTCCCTGGGAGATCGTCGTCGTCAATGCGAGCGTGAGCGCTGCTGAAATCCGTGCACTCGAGCCCTCGGCACTCTTTCTTTCGAATGGGCCAGGTGATCCGGATGCGCTCGGCGACAAGGTGGCGACCATCCGTGAGTTCCTTGGGCATGTTCCGATCGCTGGCATCTGCCTTGGACATCAGCTGCTGGGTTTGGCGCTGGGGGCGAGAACCTACAAGCTGAAGTTTGGGCACCATGGTTCGAACCACCCCGTGGCTCGCCTGGCCGATCACCGAGTGGCTATCACCGCCCAGAACCACAACTACGCCGTCGATGAGGAGTCACTCGCCGATGTTGCCCGAGGCGTTGAGGTCACCCATCGGAACCTCTTCGATGGTGTCGTCGAGGGGATGCGCAGTCGAGACATCAGAATCGTGAGCGTGCAGTATCACCCGGAGGCCGCACCCGGGCCGCTAGAGGAACGGGGTTATATGGCCGGCGAAATCGCTTCGCTGATAGGGCTCAAAGGAGCTGATCGTGCCTAGGTCAGATACTCTGTCGTCGGTACTTGTAATTGGGTCTGGCCCGATCGTGATTGGACAGGCGAGTGAGTTCGACTATTCGGGGGTGCAGGCCTGTCGAGTCTTGCGAGCAGAGGGCCTTCGAGTGATCCTTGCAAACTCCAACCCAGCCACGATCATGACCGATCCGGAGTTCGCCGATGCCACCTATATCGAACCCCTGACACTCGAGGTGATGACCAAGATCATCGAACGGGAACGGCCTGATGCGCTCCTGCCGACCCTTGGTGGCCAGACCGCCCTCAACTTGGCCATGGAGCTTGACGCAAGCGGGGTGTTGGCGCGTTATGGGGTACAGATGATTGGAGCCAAGCCCGAAGCGATTCAGATTGCGGAGAGTCGCGAGGCCTTCAAGGAGCTGCTTATCACCATGGGATATGGGGGCGCCACCATCAAGGGTGGTATCGCTCGTTCCATTGAGGACGCGACTAAGATCGTGCGCACGCTGGGGTTCCCGGTTATGTTGCGGCCATCGTTTATCCTTGGCGGCGCAGGAACCGGTATTGCTCATTCCCAAGATGAATTTCTGGCCATGATGGAGGAGGGGTTGCGGGCGTCTCCGGTCAACGAGGTCCTCGTCGAGGAGTCGATCGCGGGTTGGAAGGAGTTCGAACTCGAGGTCATGCGCGATAGGAACGATAATTGCGTGGTGGTCTGTTCGATCGAAAATTTGGATCCCATGGGTGTCCATACCGGTGACTCCATCACCGTTGCACCGATCCAGACGTTGACCGATCTCCAATACCAGGAGATGCGCTCGTTGTCTTTTGCCGTTCTGCGAGGGGTGGGCGTCGAGACCGGAGGTTCTAACGTCCAGTTCGCCGTGGACCCTGCGACTGGGCGGATGGTGGTGGTTGAGATGAACCCACGGGTATCACGCTCCTCCGCGTTGGCGTCGAAGGCCACCGGTTTCCCGATCGCCAAGATCGCTACCAAACTTGCGCTCGGCTATACCTTGGATGAGATCAACAACGATATCACCGAGGTGACGCCGGCCAGCTTTGAACCCGCCCTCGACTACGTGGTGGTCAAGGTTCCACGGTGGGTGTTTGAAAAGTTCGAAGGGGTGCCGGAGGTGCTCTCGACCTCCATGCAGTCGGTCGGTGAGGCGATGGCGATTGGGCGAAGCTTCGCCGAGGCATTACAAAAGGCGTTG
This Ferrimicrobium sp. DNA region includes the following protein-coding sequences:
- the pyrR gene encoding bifunctional pyr operon transcriptional regulator/uracil phosphoribosyltransferase PyrR; translated protein: MARSSVVFDDGEINRAIARMAHEVVERLHVDTGDAATGLSVVGIRSGGVWLGQRLLERLVEYTGIEIPFSEINIASFRDDRPRTAVVYAGGVGQRVPAEGGVVILVDDVIQSGRTARAALEAILSTYRPQRIQLAVLIDRGHRELPICPDYVGKNLPSALSEYVAVTPQGVTIHRA
- a CDS encoding dihydroorotase → MRTVLSRGVIFTGTRLLRGDLVVEDGHIVAIGEDVEQYRGDRVIDCEGKVVAPSFVDLHTHLRFPGVDEADDPESVARAGLAGGFGVLVAMANTVPPIDRLSRWHEANDRFRGLGVEVIQATSVTMDREGTQLVDVEALADAGVLIMSDDGSGIQRSDVMRDALVASAEYGVVIAQHSEDARLAAGGVINDGAFVEVLGVGGIPEVAESAMVARDVELLKVIPGQLHLQHVTARESLNLYRQAKREGLRISAEVTPHHLLLPEGRVTTGDTRFKVNPPLRSPATQMALVQGVVDGTFDCIATDHAPHPDSRKAGSYVDAAFGMLGLAEAWSAAWMAVRRSLPADQAALEPDLGSRTWLALARVLGALSVGPAAVLGRSVGLRAGAVADVVVLDPEQRPREVPSRWYRSKNTPYQGEELIGRVDEVFLRGSQLVADGEVLDV
- the carA gene encoding glutamine-hydrolyzing carbamoyl-phosphate synthase small subunit, with product MSEAGCFDPFPSVTTRADGSFANAYLPYLGVAALKMPSRGSSLPDASRQPLPSESTSDFRVDDMGSFLPRAPMTLSPILAAGTGESAASGPGEVDGIGVRSDADEVGGHPSEGHQRSGLPGGVAFGGDREDVRRSPGWLVLRDGTRFSGEFVHTRGAPAPQSVVAEVVFNTAMSGYQEVVSDPSYYGQMVCFTTAQLGNYGITDSDFQSAKVWVSAVLAPRYSATVSNFAAQRSLVRTLEDAQVPLFVNFDARRLVRHLRDVGAIPGMLTIQDPDAAYEQVRNAQGTDGKNLVDAVSTPTSYSLAPLDGDAVNAITPRLVVIDYGVKRAMLASLRGPWEIVVVNASVSAAEIRALEPSALFLSNGPGDPDALGDKVATIREFLGHVPIAGICLGHQLLGLALGARTYKLKFGHHGSNHPVARLADHRVAITAQNHNYAVDEESLADVARGVEVTHRNLFDGVVEGMRSRDIRIVSVQYHPEAAPGPLEERGYMAGEIASLIGLKGADRA